DNA from Rubripirellula lacrimiformis:
GGTCCCTAGCGACGCTACCGAACCAGATTCGCCAACCACTCGTTCGTTGCCGAAGGGCGAACTAGGCCGTGTCATCGAACTCGGTCGCGAAATCGTTCAGAACACCGCCAACCATCCGCTGTCAAAGCCCTATGTTGGCAATGCACTTCACTGCACCTCGTGTCATCTGGACGCGGGCACGCACCCGACGGCTGCGACGTTTTTGGGGATCGCAACCGCGTATCCCGCGTGGTCTCCCCGCGAAAATCGGGTGGTAACGCTGCAGGACCGTGCGTTGAACTGTTTCATGCGAAGCCAAAACGGCACCCGTCCGCCCGTGGGCAGCGAAGTCGCGGTCGCCGTCACCGCCTACATCACCTGGCTATCGACTGGCCAGCCGATCCAGCAGAACGCCGATTTTCCGCTCGGGCCGCGGCACGTACCGCCGCTTGCGGATGCCGATGTCGCCGCGGGCGGGGATACCGGTCGTGGCGGAGAACTGTATGCCGAACACTGTGCATCGTGTCACAACGACGATGGGCTCGGTGGTGACGATGGGCCGCCGGTTTGGGGCCCACGTTCCTACAATGACGGCGCGGGACTTAGCCGGGTCCCCAAACTAGCCGCCTGGTTGAAGGTCGCGATGCCGCTGGACGATCCCTATCTATCGAATCAGCAAGCCCTTGATATCGCTGCCTTCGTCAATCGACATGATCGACCGGTGTTCCGCTTGCAGGAACACCTACCAGCCGCCGACAAGATGGGGCAATACAACGGCAAGTCGGCAGCCGAATGATCACCGTCCCCATCCGGGATCGGCGAAACGGGATCGGTGAAAACCGCGGCCTGATTTCCGATTCCGACATCCGCCACGACGGCCTTGCCGCAGGCTAGGCCAAGATATCTTTGACCACGCGGCCGTGCACGTCCGTCAGCCGGAAATAGCGTCCTTGGAAACGGTACGTCAACCGCTCGTGATCGATCCCTAACAGGTGCAACATGGTGGCGTGCAAATCGTGCACGTGAACGGGCGATTCGGTGATGTTGTAACAGACCTCGTCGGTGGCTCCGTACGACATGCCGGGCTTGATTCCCGCACCAGCCATCCAAAGCGAGAAGCATCGGGGGTGGTGATCGCGACCGTAGGTTTCCGCGTTCAGCGTCCCTTGGCAGTACGACGTCCTGCCAAACTCGCCCCCCCATACCACCAACGTATCCTCCATCAACCCGCGTTGTTTCAGATCGTTGACCAGTGCAGTGGTAGCCTGGTCCACGTCGCGACATTGACCGGGCAACTGTTTGGGAAGCGTGAAATGCTGGTCCCATCCCATGTGAAACAATTGGATGAACCGCACATCTCGTTCAGCCAACCGGCGTGCTAGCAGACAGTTGTACGCATACGTTCCACGCGTAGTCACATCCGGACCATAGGCGTCCAACACGTGTTGGGGTTCGTCCGAAAAATCGATCAGCTCTGGTACCGACGTTTGCATGCGGTACGCAAGTTCGTACTGTTGGATTCGCGTATGGATTTCGGGATCGCCAAACTGGTCCAACTTTTCTTGGTTCAGTTTCGCCAAGTCGTCCAGCATCCGCCGTCTAGCCGCTGCGTCCAAGCCGTCGGGATTATTCAAATACAAAACAGGATCACCGACGCTCATCAATTTGACGCCCGCGTAGGTCGACGGCAAAAATCCACTTCCCCAAAGCCGGTCGTACAGCGGTTGGCAATTGGGGCGTCCGGTCCCTCGCGACACCATCGAAATGAAAGTCGGCAGGTTGTCGTTCATGCTGCCCAGGCCATAGTGCAACCACGAACCGACGCTGGGACGGCCCGGCAACTGGTTTCCGCTTTGGAAGAATGTCATGGCCGGATCATGGTTGATCGCTTCGGTATGCATCGACCGGATCAAGCACATGTCGTCTGCCAAAGTCGAAATCTGGGGCAACAGTTCGCTGCCCAATTCCAATCCCGATTCGCCATGCCGTGCAAACTTGTATCGGGATCCCGCAAGCGGAAAGGAAGACTGCCCTGCCGTCATTCCCGTCACGCGTTGATTCATGTCGACAAAATCCCGCAGCTCTTTTCCCTCGTTCTGCTCGAGCGCCGGCTTGTGGTCGAACAGTTCCTGTTGGGATGGTGCACCACTTTGGAACAGGTAGATCACTCGCTTCGCTTTGGGCGGCGTGTGATATTCCTTCATCCATCCATTGGGTTGCGGGATTCCCGCGTCGTTGGTCGCCCCCTGCGCAACGTCGGGACTCCCCATCATGGATGCCAAAGCCGCCATTCCGATCCCTGATGCACTGCGTCCAAAGAAATGCCGACGCGTCAGCATCATCTGGCTTTCGGTGGTGATATCGAGAGGTTTCATGTCAGTCGTCCAGGCAAAGAAAGTTCGCTAGAAAGTCGGTCCGCGAAAAACGGGCCACATTCGGTGTCAGGCCAAGCAATCCAACGGGGACTGGCAGCCAGTCGGGATCCAAAGAGATCACATGGATGAGAAGATCATTGGACGGTCACAAATTCGTCGGTGTTCATGATCAGGTGAGCCACCATGGTCATGGCAGCCAAGTCCAAGACATCCAGTGATTCGTCACGCTCTGATTGTCCGATCGCCAACAACCGCTTCGCCGCCTCGGGGTCTTCACCAAAATGCTTGCGGAAGTATGCCAAACTGTCGGCCAGCACGGCCAACTCTCGTTCACTCACTTCCATTGCGATCGCCCAACGATAGATCCGCCGCAGTCGATCGCCATCCTCCTGCGCATCCGACAACATCGCTCGCTGGGCCAATCGGCGAGCCGATTCGACGAAAGTTGGATCGTTCATCAACACCAACGCTTGCAGCGGCGTG
Protein-coding regions in this window:
- a CDS encoding DUF1501 domain-containing protein, whose protein sequence is MKPLDITTESQMMLTRRHFFGRSASGIGMAALASMMGSPDVAQGATNDAGIPQPNGWMKEYHTPPKAKRVIYLFQSGAPSQQELFDHKPALEQNEGKELRDFVDMNQRVTGMTAGQSSFPLAGSRYKFARHGESGLELGSELLPQISTLADDMCLIRSMHTEAINHDPAMTFFQSGNQLPGRPSVGSWLHYGLGSMNDNLPTFISMVSRGTGRPNCQPLYDRLWGSGFLPSTYAGVKLMSVGDPVLYLNNPDGLDAAARRRMLDDLAKLNQEKLDQFGDPEIHTRIQQYELAYRMQTSVPELIDFSDEPQHVLDAYGPDVTTRGTYAYNCLLARRLAERDVRFIQLFHMGWDQHFTLPKQLPGQCRDVDQATTALVNDLKQRGLMEDTLVVWGGEFGRTSYCQGTLNAETYGRDHHPRCFSLWMAGAGIKPGMSYGATDEVCYNITESPVHVHDLHATMLHLLGIDHERLTYRFQGRYFRLTDVHGRVVKDILA
- a CDS encoding c-type cytochrome, yielding MPPGTDMAISHSTHFVRSLARQMFVCIPVLAIIFLAVPSDATEPDSPTTRSLPKGELGRVIELGREIVQNTANHPLSKPYVGNALHCTSCHLDAGTHPTAATFLGIATAYPAWSPRENRVVTLQDRALNCFMRSQNGTRPPVGSEVAVAVTAYITWLSTGQPIQQNADFPLGPRHVPPLADADVAAGGDTGRGGELYAEHCASCHNDDGLGGDDGPPVWGPRSYNDGAGLSRVPKLAAWLKVAMPLDDPYLSNQQALDIAAFVNRHDRPVFRLQEHLPAADKMGQYNGKSAAE